The Porites lutea chromosome 4, jaPorLute2.1, whole genome shotgun sequence genome contains a region encoding:
- the LOC140934891 gene encoding uncharacterized protein — protein sequence MTRVTLLMCLTILALTHAAPNPSKRGPEQQDQQETEPEQPEQPVANFVGGPEGPPMEQQFAPQGLEGPQMDQQFAPQGDQQPFAAPMDQQMAPPMDQQQMDCCQPAPTCFNPCPPAAAPISFSAPPPPPPPPPPPLPAAPCCPPGPACANPCAMPPPMPDMGMGMAGCCDPSVMPTCQNPCQPQPPHPPRAAYAPYPGEITMKLKQSWKSELADHASPAYQILAGNLATAVKTALRRDAYISNIYFREGYVPGNPSTQPITVAHFMVDGGSDDASLLQQQVTPDESLGDGLKVYRDSFNAY from the exons ATGACACGAGTTACACTGTTGATGTGCCTTACGATACTTGCCCTGACACATG CGGCACCAAACCCCAGCAAACGCGGACCTGAACAACAAGACCAACAGGAGACTGAGCCCGAGCAACCTGAACAGCCTGTAGCAAACTTCGTAGGAGGACCAGAAGGGCCACCAATGGAACAACAATTCGCCCCACAGGGACTAGAAGGGCCGCAAATGGATCAACAGTTCGCTCCACAGGGAGATCAACAACCATTTGCCGCGCCAATGGACCAACAAATGGCTCCACCTATGGACCAACAGCAAATGGACTGCTGTCAACCAGCACCAACATGTTTTAACCCTTGTCCTCCAGCCGCAGCTCCGATTTCCTTCAGTgctcctccccctcctcctccaccaccaccaccaccccttCCGGCAGCACCATGTTGCCCACCTGGTCCTGCCTGTGCAAACCCCTGTGCCATGCCCCCACCCATGCCCGACATGGGAATGGGAATGGCTGGCTGCTGTGATCCATCTGTAATGCCAACGTGCCAAAACCCATGTCAGCCACAGCCCCCACATCCTCCCAGAGCGGCATACGCACCCTATCCTG GTGAAATTACAATGAAACTCAAGCAGTCATGGAAATCTGAGCTCGCAGACCATGCATCACCTGCCTACCAGATCCTTGCCGGTAACCTTGCTACTGCG GTGAAAACAGCTTTACGAAGAGATGCCTATATCAGCAATATTTATTTCAG GGAAGGATACGTACCAGGAAACCCCTCAACTCAACCAATCACAGTGGCTCATTTTATGGTTGATGGTGGATCAGATGATGCATCGCTTCTACAACAACAAGTTACACCCGACGAGTCTCTAGGAGATGGACTTAAAGTTTACAGGGATTCATTCAACGCTTATTAG
- the LOC140934893 gene encoding alpha-(1,6)-fucosyltransferase-like — translation MQVKHWCTRRACFHGILFFLLLFSIFCYFLFTNLLPRARVYRDFFNFPMKKDGPPQIAFVCQPFAAGKCGLLWQKEYCEFHKKALKNPKNSKYLSFNCHSSGHGGLGNRIQGIVSLFFLALLTDRVFLINWIGPGIIADYLEPNQINWDLPLSRFGTFHKSFWGVIPEPGGYDHSVVKSEDAFSKWCLETDFESDVLQTRFEAVGTIFHFLQELYKNPYLRKQAAMKELPSSPSQMFGCGFQFLFRKSLAMVRALRQARLSLGRKPPLLGIHVRTSDHHWGSTNAFSYRSHNTTLFFLCAHEQSNFIRQRFGPSFNDLKWFLAADDKAVKTAAKKQFPDEIISLNLNPKHLAFGWQDSNTIRDVLLDIFLLAESDFLLLTFGSSFSRLVTAVGLHDENSIADGERCLVNQTALMTVMSRLQLSLEN, via the exons atgCAGGTGAAACACTGGTGCACAAGGCGTGCTTGTTTCCATGGCATATTGTTCTTCCTGTTGTTGTTCAGTATTTTTTGCTACTTTCTGTTCACAAATCTTCTTCCGAGAGCAAGAGTCTATAGAG attttttcaattttcctaTGAAGAAAGATGGACCTCCACAGATTGCGTTTGTCTGTCAACCCTTTGCTGCTGGAAAGTGTGGCCTCTTGTGGCAAAAAGAGTACTGCGAATTTCACAAGAAAGCTCTTAAGAATCCTAAGAACTCAAAGTACCTCAGTTTTAACTGTCACAGCTCGGGACATGGGGGCCTTGGCAACCGTATCCAAGGAATTGTTTCTCTCTTCTTCTTGGCATTGCTAACTGACAGGGTCTTTCTTATCAACTGGATCGGGCCAGGTATAATAGCGGACTACCTGGAGCCAAATCAGATTAACTGGGATTTGCCACTGAGTAGATTTGGGACATTCCACAAGAGCTTTTGGGGCGTGATACCGGAGCCTGGTGGATACGACCACAGCGTTGTTAAATCAGAGGATGCGTTTTCAAAATGGTGTTTAGAAACTGATTTTGAGTCTGATGTATTACAAACACGTTTTGAGGCCGTTGGCACcatatttcactttttacaggAGTTATATAAAAACCCTTATTTGAGGAAACAAGCTGCCATGAAGGAGCTTCCCTCTTCGCCTTCACAAATGTTCGGCTGCGGATTTCAGTTTCTCTTCAGGAAGAGCTTAGCCATGGTTCGTGCTTTAAGACAAGCCAGGCTTTCACTCGGCAGAAAACCTCCACTTCTTGGTATACATGTTCGAACCAGTGATCATCATTGGGGTAGTACAAATGCGTTTTCATACCGTTCACATAACACAACTCTATTTTTCCTGTGCGCACatgaacaaagtaattttatcCGGCAAAGGTTTGGCCCAAGTTTCAATGACCTAAAATGGTTCTTAGCGGCCGATGATAAGGCAGTCAAGACCGCAGCGAAAAAACAATTTCCCGATGAAATAATCTCGTTGAATCTAAACCCAAAACATCTAGCTTTTGGTTGGCAAGACAGTAACACTATTAGAGATGTACTCCTGGATATTTTCCTTCTGGCTGAGAGTGACTTCCTCCTTTTAACTTTTGGCAGCAGTTTTAGCCGGCTTGTAACTGCTGTTGGACTACATGATGAAAATAGTATAGCTGACGGTGAACGATGTTTGGTCAACCAAACGGCTTTAATGACAGTTATGTCTAGGCTTCAACTTTCCTTAGAAAACTAG
- the LOC140935996 gene encoding arsenite methyltransferase-like — MSSENADQVKESVKDYYGKTLKTNDDLKTSACKFEGKKMPPAVRSALKLIHEEVSSKFYGCGLVAPESLEGMKILDLGSGSGQDCFVLSKLVGENGHVTGVDMTKEQVDVANKYVEYHAEQFGYSKPNTDFKLGEMERLSDLGIQENSIDIIISNCVVNLTADKAVVLKQAYRVLKDGGEIYFSDVYTDTNLSEEARKDEVLWGECISGALHWKELIELCKEVGFSGPYLVISRPLDVDPKLRKPLGDAQFVSATYRLFKPPCNKSTDTGSKVTYKGSMVENPEEFKFDVRNTLTKTPKIVSAELATVLRFSRFAKHLDFQPLEPGTTAPTDDVYSNADPFAYCAANNVAKTSGSCCPKPAKQEKTGCGSKPAEEKNGCGLKCC; from the exons ATGAGTTCCGAAAACGCAGATCAAGTTAAGGAAAGTGTAAAGGATTACTATGGCAAAACGCTTAAGACGAATGATGATCTAAAGACGAGCGCATGTAAATTTGAGGGAAAGAAAATGCCTCCTGCCGTAAGGAGTGCTCTGAAACTTATACACGAGGAGGTATCCAGCAA GTTTTATGGATGTGGTTTGGTAGCCCCAGAATCTCTTGAGGGCATGAAAATCCTGGACCTTGGAAGTGGATCGGGACAGGACTGCTTTGTTCTTAGTAAACTTGTCGGTGAAAATGGTCATGTGACTGGTGTCGATATGACAAAGGAACAG GTGGATGTTGCCAACAAGTATGTAGAATACCATGCAGAACAGTTTGGATATTCGAAGCCTAACACTGACTTCAAACTTGGGGAAATGGAACGTCTGTCTGACTTAGGCATACAAGAGAATTCTATTGATATCATCAT TTCAAACTGTGTTGTCAACTTAACAGCAGACAAAGCAGTTGTCCTTAAACAAGCTTACAGAGTTCTGAAG GATGGAGGTGAAATATATTTTAGTGATGTTTACACAGATACAAATCTCTCTGAGGAAGCCAGAAAAGATGAGGTACTTTGGG gtGAGTGCATTTCAGGAGCCTTACACTGGAAGGAGCTGATTGAGCTGTGTAAGGAAGTGGGCTTCAGTGGGCCTTACTTAGTTATATCCAGGCCACTTGATGTTGACCCAAAACTGAGGAAGCCGTTAG GTGATGCACAGTTTGTGTCTGCTACATATCGTCTGTTTAAACCTCCCTGCAACAAGTCTACAGACACAGGCTCCAAAGTCACCTACAAAG gttctATGGTAGAAAATCCAGAAGAATTCAAGTTTGACGTTCGCAATACATTAACT AAGACGCCCAAGATTGTATCTGCCGAGTTAGCGACCGTCCTCCGTTTCTCTCGATTTGCAAAGCATCTGGATTTCCAGCCGCTAGAGCCTGGTACGACCGCTCCCACTGATGACGTGTACAGTAACGCTGACCCGTTTGCTTATTGCGCGGCAAACAAtgttgcaaagacttctggtaGTTGTTGCCCAAAACCGGCTAAACAGGAAAAAACTGGCTGTGGCTCCAAACCTGCCGAAGAGAAAAATGGCTGTGGGTTGAAATGCTGTTGA